Proteins encoded within one genomic window of Triticum aestivum cultivar Chinese Spring chromosome 2D, IWGSC CS RefSeq v2.1, whole genome shotgun sequence:
- the LOC123055356 gene encoding peroxidase 66 (The sequence of the model RefSeq protein was modified relative to this genomic sequence to represent the inferred CDS: added 57 bases not found in genome assembly) codes for MATTSPAVVLAVLATAAALLLSPAMSLPVFTGDASPDFHAASCTQLDGIVWSSVEAALRQEVAVAAGMLRLYFHDCFPQGCDASILLNNTAARETALGPNLTIQPRAMQLIESIRARAHAVCGPVVSCADITLLATRDIIVISGGPWFNVPQGNLDSLAPAAQAKVFDLPAPNTASVATLVESFGTRGLGDVADLVALSGAHTIGRSQCGSFEDRSQRADDTFSRKLAANCSKHPDRLQNLDVITPDLFDNAYYKALGFNQGVFTSDMALVKNKTTAPIVKRFAESKEAFFGQFARSMEKLARVPKPAGNVGEIRRFSCFRTNAQGTDAAVDAAVEEEGFAASA; via the coding sequence CTGCTCTCCCCGGCCATGTCCCTGCCCGTCTTCACCGGCGACGCCTCCCCGGACTTCCACGCGGCGTCGTGCACGCAGCTGGACGGCATCGTGTGGTCGTCCGTGGAGGCGGCGCTGCGGCAGGAGGTGGCCGTGGCGGCGGGCATGCTCCGCCTCTACTTCCACGACTGCTTCCCGCAGGGCTGCGACGCCTCCATCCTCCTCAACAACACGGCCGCCCGCGAGACCGCGCTCGGCCCCAACCTCACCATCCAGCCGCGCGCCATGCAGCTCATCGAGTCCATCCGCGCCAGGGCGCACGCCGTGTGCGGGCccgtcgtctcctgcgccgacatcaCCCTGCTCGCCACCCGCGACATCATCGTCATCTCCGGCGGGCCCTGGTTCAACGTGCCGCAGGGAAACCTCGACAGCCTCGCCCCCGCGGCGCAGGCCAAGGTGTTCGACCTCCCGGCGCCCAACACGGCCAGCGTGGCGACGCTGGTGGAGTCCTTCGGCACCAGGGGCCTCGGCGACGTGGCCGACCTCGTGGCGCTCTCCGGCGCGCACACCATCGGGCGGTCGCAGTGCGGCAGCTTCGAAGACCGGTCCCAGCGCGCCGACGACACCTTCTCCCGCAAGCTCGCCGCCAACTGCAGCAAGCACCCGGACCGGCTGCAGAACCTGGACGTGATCACCCCGGACCTGTTCGACAACGCGTACTACAAGGCGCTGGGTTTCAACCAGGGCGTGTTCACCTCCGACATGGCCCTCGTGAAGAACAAGACCACCGCGCCCATCGTGAAGCGGTTCGCCGAGAGCAAGGAGGCCTTCTTCGGGCAGTTCGCCAGGTCCATGGAGAAGCTCGCCAGGGTGCCCAAGCCGGCCGGCAACGTGGGCGAGATCCGGCGCTTCAGCTGCTTCAGGACCAACGCCCAGGGCACCGACGCTGCCGTGGACGCCGCCGTCGAGGAGGAGGGCTTCGCCGCTTCCGCTTGA